From the genome of Athalia rosae chromosome 3, iyAthRosa1.1, whole genome shotgun sequence:
TGGAGGAATAGACATCCTCGTGAACAATGCTGCTATTGCTTTCAAGGTAGGTTCTGGATTTAATTACAAAGAACAGGCACTTATTACCTCTAATTCATAATAATTCAACCTAACCCTCAATACAGACTACTGCGACAGAACCGTTCGAAGTACAAGCAGCTGAAACGATTAGAGTCAACTATTTTGGCTTGTTGAGAGTCTCCAAAGCCCTTTTCCCTCTGCTCAAACCTCATGCTAGGGTGGTACAAATTTCTAGTAGCGCAGGCCACCTTGTCCAGATACCAGGAACAGATCTAAAAGCTCAGTTCTCCGACCCAGGACTCACAGAGGCACAGCTGACCCAGTTAATGAATCAATTTGTTGAGTGAGTTTACCGGGATAtttctgtaaaattttcatcttgttTTTATCTTGTATTCCATCCCATTCTAAATTGATTGAATCTTATTTATCACAGAGCTGCAAAAACGGGTTCGCACAAAGCTGCAGGTTGGCCAAATAGCGCTTATATGGCGAGCAAAGTTGGAGTTTCCGCTCTAACTCGTATTCAACAAAGAGAATTGGACGCAGATCCAAGAGAAGATATCGCTGTGAACTCTGTGCATCCAGGATACGTGGACACTGATATGACGAGTCACAAGGGACCACTCACCCCCGACAGAGGAGCAGAAGCTCCGATTTATCTTGCATTATTGCCCAAAGATACTCAAATCAAAGGGAAATATGTCTGGCACGATAAAACTCTCGTCGATTGGGTCAAAGACGAATTGCCAGCTCCCTATTAGTCACCGATCATATTATTTTGACTAAACTCAGCAACTTTTTCAATGTTCTTTTCACATATAACATATTCCAGAGGGTGAGGGTAGCTTGAATATCTTGCAATATTGTAAACTTGTATGTAAAATTGTGCAATCAATTACAATCTATTCAATGGTTATTGTGTCGATTTTTAAGCACTTCCCAACAATTAAATCCCAATTAAGGTGCGGCAAATATAATCTCTCTGGTCTTGTATCAAAAGATATCGATCAGTAGATTCGTATGACTCCAGATTCAATCTTGGAAAAGTCAATCTTTATCAGGGTGTACGATAAAAGATAGTCTGttcatacatttattatattaattattattttttttttacactatCTATGTTATGTAAGCTAATAATTATTGCTCGCTTAAAGCATATGGTTATCACCAGCTATtagcaagaaataaaaagaaaaactcggaAAGACGTTTCaatttgtaactttttttACGACTGCAAACCAGTAAAATTATAACAATCAATGTGAAAATTAGCCATAAACGATAATTAAACTTTGacataaagtgaaaaatcaaaaaacaaataatatgtTCTATTTCATCATGaccaaaagataaaagaagatTACACTGACAATAAGTGTGGTGAAAACCATACCCTAGCAGctgcttgtttttttcccttcaatagTGATTTCTTTAACTTTATCATTCTTATCAATATACCTATTAATATatcattcaataaatatttggATAAtaaccaataataataataataatgataataatgataatgatattatGGCAACCCAAGAGATTTATATACTTACATATGTGATACTGTTTTTgggggtatgtatatatatatgtatagtatatacatatatacacacctatatacacctacatgtatacgttttatacatataagtttAAGTATAACTATGCGTATGATTTGAGACATTTCCATACAGACATTTTTACGCCACAACGATACTGTTATGATATCTCTCATACATGTATGTTTGTATATATAGTTAATTCTTAtacttattcttattattattatataccagATCTATAAACTTAACATGTATTTCAGGTAGGTATATGATATATTAATAATGTCGGTGGTAATGATTACTACTCGTGAAACTGCTGTGCGGAACGAGCTTGTGCTTTGTCATAGCACCCGATCAGGCCAGCTGTAATCGAGCCGAGATAGCGATGCGTTGTCTCTACTATTATAATGCTCTATATGTTACTATAGATTTTATCGTCTACTTCATAGAACTTcgcattttgtttatttttaatcattttttttctttgttttgttaAGTACTTGTGCAGTAATACAGGTGGCATAGGGAGTAATGATTTATAGTAGCATGAGAAGAATATCGAAGGGTACGATCAAATGACGTCAGCGTATAGCTAGttagataaatattttaacatATATTTGACTTAGCAAGTGTTAGGATCATGTAATTCTGGCTAATCACAGTAACTGAGGCAGCtttatgtatgtgtgtatggatgtatagtatatgtgTAGGCATACACGTGTGCATGATaagtgtacatatgtatgtgcgaTTGGACGACATTTACGTTAATTAGGTACgttattactttttctctagttccataattttttcattttagtcGCCAGGGGTATTCGTTACCTGATGTACATATCTGAATGGAAATGCCTACACTTTCACTTCCTGGCGTAGCGTGGATTCTCATTTGAACGATATTAGTGGCTATATTTGTCTCCGCGTGTACGCTGTGTGTGCTTTGTAATCCTTGAACAACTTTACTTTGTGCTCAATGTTCGATTTATCATACCTCTGAACATTACATACGTTATTGTTTgtctttttgttgttgttatttttcttaaaCCTCCGTTCACCTTTATTTCCATAAAGAAAAAGCAGTACATCATCGTCATGGTCGCCTTAGCTATTGCTGCTTCTATGCCTTTTACAGTCTTCTGACTACAGTAATTGGGAGTAGGTGATCTCCCTTCTCTCAAATAATTGGTTCTATAACAGTTTTATTCAAAGCCATGACATTGCAGCATTATGGTCAACCATCGCTTCGACTGCTATTCAAGTATTACTAGCTCTCCGTTGGCAGTGAGTTATTATTTCAGATTGTCACCGCAGCTGTTTAAGTCTGTGCGTTGGTTATTAAcgtctgtttatttatttgtttatctttttcaaaaatatatcgagCAGGATCAGCAAcgtaaatcaatcgatcacGACCGTtgttggttctttttttcttttttcttcttttttataatCGCAACTCCAACATTGGACAATTGTAAACGTTACAGATATCCAAAAAATACTCGCACCGTACCGGGCGGCTTTGATTTATTCGAAATAGTATCGATCGCCTACACCTAATCGTTATCGGTTATGCGACGGTCGATGATAATCTCGCAATGACATGATACGATATATATCTTTCCTTAAATCTCTACTCTTCTTGTgttaataaattatacgtaaaAGGTAAATATGTATTATCTATTCCACCagcagaattttttcttcggtataATAAGCTCATTCGCTTATACATACAGTTACATATCTTTACTTGGACAGAGTATAAGAACTTACACAGGTATGTGTTGCTTACATATTACATATAGTTATTACTTAAATATTGTTTGTTCATTCGACAGAACGCCAACGGTTAGTTGATGATATCAAGCGATGAGAATCTCGTACTCGTACTACACGCAAGCTTGTCGatagaatttaaaaaagaatccaaaaaaTAAGGATCACAAATCCGCTTAGGAACACAAATGCTGTTCGTAATTCGTACGCAAGAAAAGCTTGAAAATATTGCAATTCGTTTGCGACTTCTTCCACACTCGCGGTTggttgttttcgtttttttaacgCAATCGCACGACCGTGAAATATTCGATAAGCTATGATAACGAGCAAAAGTAATTATAGTTTAAAACCGTTCAGATCGATAATCGAGATTTTTCGTTAAAATACTGTTCATGTTTTTCGTTACACGACGTTTGACTTTGAGGAATAAGGATAAGATCTTACTTGCTTGtatcggatgaattttttatgaaacgaaataatgaaaaattacctAGTTCAATATAACTTGCTAGATTTAGATTTTGATATTCTAATTCCACGCAAATTCCCATATTTCTTACTACCATCACTAGATTTTTTCGCTTTGCAACCATCGCAAGTTCGATgcttggaacaaaaaattgacaattacataaaccgatgaaattttagaGAGTTAGTTACGCTACAACAGATCAACAGACAATAGCTATTACGTAATATTTagtaacgtgaaaaatagGATTTCTTTGACTTACTCTTGTGTGATTGGTATTTCGTATTGTGTTATTCTAACACTGGCTTCAAGCAGACTGTGATCGTATCGGAGGGTGCAAACGAATTATGCAGATGAACACGAACTTAACAAACTACCTAAACAATGggttaaaataataaataaaaagatagcTGACGGTGCCACAGACCGGTCTACTTTGTGCGGAAAACAAAGTCGAGCAACGAGGGTTTACAATCTCTGCAAGCCAATGGTAGAAATTGTATCGTCGATGATTTTCAAGAGTAAGCCACCCTTGCGCGTCAATGTCTAATATTTAAGCATGTCGATGAATAgatgtttgttatttttttttttgtaattttctgttgttttgttttctttactttaatttgatttttttttttttttttgttgtttttgttgtgaCAAGTTGAGGGTGTTCATCGAACATCGGAGATATTAGTTTTACTGCCAAATATCTTTACCAGCTGATCCTCGTAGTCCTCGATGTTACGTTTCATCAGTTCCATGCAGGGACCCAACAGACGCTCAAAAGCCTCAACGTCCAGAACTAAGCACACAGAgagtaaaataatttcccCGTACGACCTGACCCGTTCctttgagaaataaattttcgatcgtaTTCTGGTCATACTTACACGCTAGCTTGACGTTTCCTACCGCGTATGCTGATGCTGCACGTGGTTTGTGTGTGACAAGGGCCAATTCCCCTAAATAACCACCGGCAGGTACGCGGTTGATCTGGAAATCAgttgtattttatatcatcAAAGTCACCGCCACAGATTTTCGGAGGCTACTCTGGGCGTAGAATGTAGTACAAGGAATCACACTTACACGAAGTTTAGATACACAATATGGTCACAGGGAACGTTGAAGTAAATATCAAATCACAATACAATATGCGGATGAGATAAATTTCAGTTCAAACTCTCTAAACTAAAGCTTGGCTCGAACGATAACTTTCGGTGAAATTGATGTATAAGTTTTTAACAAGTTCTGATATATCGACACACATAGAGCTGAAGTTCTAATGGTCAGACAAGGGTTTGGGTATTACTGTACATTGATTAGGAATACAATTACTCAGACTATCTATGTGGGTTCGCTTCATACCTCGATGACATTCGTGGGAATACCCTGTCCCAGccggattaaaaaaaacaacgtagcAAAATAAGAATAGAGAAGAACACAGGTGATCAGAGCTTGCGACGAACCGAGGTAAATAAATTGGCATAACAATAAGTGGTGaataattgtttgtttttcaattatgcggtgaaagtaaaatttcaccatttcAACTCGGTGTTGCGAAGCTTTAACAAAGTGTGACTGTTAAGGGTCGAATCTTGGAGCTGATTTATCGAACATTCGGTAAGTTCTTACCTCAATTTCCCTGCCGTTATCCCCTAGTATCGTAATCTTGACTAGACCGTCTTCTACGAAATACATTCCGTCCGCAATGTCACCCTGTTTGATGATTCTCTCGCCGTCCGAGAAGTGCTTCGGCGCCAGAGCGTCGGCCAGATTCATACGCTCGTAGTTCTGTACAATGAAATtggagtaacaaaaaaaaaaaaaacccaaaaaaggTGAGCTCTCAATTCTGAGATCCCCGACAACGTTCAACGATCGAGTCGACCGGTCGGGATACGCACCTCCAGAGACTTAAGCATGGGGACTTTATTGATGAGGTCCTCGTACATCTTGCGTTTTTTATACGCAGATTTAAGAAGAATGCGACGAAAGGTCTGTCTGTCCATCGCCCACAACGTACCCGGTGAAATTGCCTTGATGGTAGCGGCTCTCGGCATGTTGTAAAGTAGTGCCAGTTCTCCGAAAGCACCGCTATTCTCGTACGTGTGGATCAGAAGATCATCCCCCGTTGGGTCCTTTACGTAAACCTCGAATTTCCCCCTGAAAAATAACTAATGCCAACCACTCTTCCCCTTTTACCAACGAATTCAATCTCACCTCTCAATAACGTAGAAATTATCACCGTCGTCCCCTTGTCGTATAATGAATTCCCCGGGTTCCACGGCCTTTTCAAACATCGCGTCCAAAACGTCGGCCATTTGTTCCTGCGACAACGATTTCGAAATTGTTATTGGTATCATTGTTGTTATAACTATCattgatattgttattatcgtcgtcgttgtcattCTTCTTATTATCAACATTCGCCGCATACTTTCAAAGCCTTACAGCTCGACGTGGTCGAATCGTTTGTGGGAGAAGTGAAGCGAGTTTAGGAAGTATAGGCTACCGGGATCCGTGAGGGGTCGAGGGGGAGGGTGGGTGGTCTGATGCTTTTGAAATTTACTCGGCTGAGTGACCGCAACCTTATCTGCAGTCTAGTCAACAGCTTACGAAAAGACGGGTGGTTGACTTCCTGGGGTTGGAattacgttgaaaatatctttTGTCCAGAGGTAGGCTTTCATCTCCGCCAATTACCATTCGCGACATGGGCAGCTcctttgtattattatttatttttattttttttttgttttcactcaAATCCGTGACAAAACAGAGAGTAACGGTAAAAAATCCACGACGATATCGAATTCGCGGTACCCTCCAGACGAATaggaacaaaatttcaaacgcaTCTCGCTGCTCTCGAACACGTTCGGCTCATTGTCCAAATTCGAGGGTAAGAGGGACGTGATTTCGTCGATGATACTCAAACCTCTGAACGATTGCGCTTTTCGATTAACGCTATTTCAACATCCAATACATTCGTCTCTCTAAGTGTATTCTACGTTTCACGATTCgacaatatttttaatataaatgACAATGTTCTTTTGGGATCCAACTCACTTTGTCGAGGGCACGAAACAAGAGAATTGTCTTGACGCTTTCCCCCAGCCTGAGCCGTTGCTGGTCGCTCTTTGGATGCACCATCTGTAAATATATGATCGAAGAAACACTTTTATACTTGAAATAAAGTAGGGAGGATATACACTTTTCATGAAAAgcacaaaataataataataatatatatttatatatatatattccagtTTATTATTTGCAGACGCGGTTTTCGCGCGGTATCGAGTCGATCGCGATCAGAGAGTAACGAAAGGATCTCCGCGAAGATCGGGCTCCCAATGATCTCGACCGCCTCCGTGAtgtgtgtatttatatatgtgtgggcaagaaaaacgaacgaacgaatccgACGAACGAATAAAGTCTCCCATGGAGAGCCgaagggacgaaaaaaaacccccgAATGGAAAcaagaaagacgaaaaataaacattgCATTTCTGCGACGAGTGCACCGGACACAATCGGGTCAAGTGCAGCCGCGGAGGTGCAGCTGAATATCTCGAAAGATTCCGGGCGTATAAATTATTGGTTCACTTACcgcaaaaaagagaggaaatacACGGCGCAAAAAGgcggagaaaaaggaggaagaaacaATCGCGAAAGGCGTACCCGAGACactcgtatgtataatacacgtgtacatcggCGGTAAatcgatgaagagaaaaaaacttacgaGATAAGGATCGTCGAGGACCTCGCtattctccccccccccccccccccttgaaAATTGACTCGCcagataaaacaaataaacaagtaAAACGTCGACGTGGTCCTGAGGTTTTTCatcttgaaattaattaattcattcattcattttttgtatctCGACAGCGTTTGGTTTCTGTCTCACATTGTACACCTGCGGCGTTCCGTATCGATAACGCCACCTCTTCTCCTATCTCGCTCTCTTCCTTTCGGTATCCtcgatgaagatgaaaaacgaaCGCATGGACGAAGAGTTATCGCGTGGTAGACGACGTGTGTGCGCGCCGGGCATAAATcgagtagagagagagaaactggGTCGCCTCAGCCCTGAGATGTCAAATTGGCGACGAAGGGCGTACGACCCAGCGGAACGCGGAGCGTGTATGTATCGGACCTTTCGTATTTTTCGGGACATCGGACGGTCTCAACCTTCTACGACGTCGCGAATTAGC
Proteins encoded in this window:
- the LOC105685315 gene encoding carbonyl reductase [NADPH] 1-like — its product is MSRIAVVTGGNKGIGFAIVKGLSKQFDGIVYLTARNTELGNAAVEELKNTGHHVKFHQLDVTDDTSVEIFKKYIIDTHGGIDILVNNAAIAFKTTATEPFEVQAAETIRVNYFGLLRVSKALFPLLKPHARVVQISSSAGHLVQIPGTDLKAQFSDPGLTEAQLTQLMNQFVEAAKTGSHKAAGWPNSAYMASKVGVSALTRIQQRELDADPREDIAVNSVHPGYVDTDMTSHKGPLTPDRGAEAPIYLALLPKDTQIKGKYVWHDKTLVDWVKDELPAPY
- the LOC105685467 gene encoding cAMP-dependent protein kinase type II regulatory subunit isoform X2, translated to MSCQRNPGKITVPDDLRDILLEFTISYLLEQPGDIVDYAVDFFTRLKENRQTQMIQSNAQQTCSSTPDESVDDEPPVARFATRRKSVFAETYNPEDDEDEEGIKMVHPKSDQQRLRLGESVKTILLFRALDKEQMADVLDAMFEKAVEPGEFIIRQGDDGDNFYVIERGKFEVYVKDPTGDDLLIHTYENSGAFGELALLYNMPRAATIKAISPGTLWAMDRQTFRRILLKSAYKKRKMYEDLINKVPMLKSLENYERMNLADALAPKHFSDGERIIKQGDIADGMYFVEDGLVKITILGDNGREIEINRVPAGGYLGELALVTHKPRAASAYAVGNVKLAFLDVEAFERLLGPCMELMKRNIEDYEDQLVKIFGSKTNISDVR
- the LOC105685467 gene encoding cAMP-dependent protein kinase type II regulatory subunit isoform X1 gives rise to the protein MSCQRNPGKITVPDDLRDILLEFTISYLLEQPGDIVDYAVDFFTRLKENRQTQMIQSNAQQTCSSTPDESVDDEPPVARFATRRKSVFAETYNPEDDEDEEGIKMVHPKSDQQRLRLGESVKTILLFRALDKEQMADVLDAMFEKAVEPGEFIIRQGDDGDNFYVIERGKFEVYVKDPTGDDLLIHTYENSGAFGELALLYNMPRAATIKAISPGTLWAMDRQTFRRILLKSAYKKRKMYEDLINKVPMLKSLENYERMNLADALAPKHFSDGERIIKQGDIADGMYFVEDGLVKITILGDNGREIEGIPTNVIEINRVPAGGYLGELALVTHKPRAASAYAVGNVKLAFLDVEAFERLLGPCMELMKRNIEDYEDQLVKIFGSKTNISDVR
- the LOC105685467 gene encoding cAMP-dependent protein kinase type II regulatory subunit isoform X3, encoding MIAAASGGKQVSLRAWEYDDDEPPVARFATRRKSVFAETYNPEDDEDEEGIKMVHPKSDQQRLRLGESVKTILLFRALDKEQMADVLDAMFEKAVEPGEFIIRQGDDGDNFYVIERGKFEVYVKDPTGDDLLIHTYENSGAFGELALLYNMPRAATIKAISPGTLWAMDRQTFRRILLKSAYKKRKMYEDLINKVPMLKSLENYERMNLADALAPKHFSDGERIIKQGDIADGMYFVEDGLVKITILGDNGREIEGIPTNVIEINRVPAGGYLGELALVTHKPRAASAYAVGNVKLAFLDVEAFERLLGPCMELMKRNIEDYEDQLVKIFGSKTNISDVR